A region of Allocoleopsis franciscana PCC 7113 DNA encodes the following proteins:
- a CDS encoding non-ribosomal peptide synthetase produces the protein MLSPEEEVIKLKSKFSPAKQALLEKRLRGEVKSKTEELPTIVPNPDDRYQPFPLTDVQQAYWIGRSGIFELSNVSSHGYLEIETADLDLERFEKAWQRLIDHHEMLRMIINSDGQQQILEQVPPYKIKVVDLRGKSSELVASQLAEIRNQMSHQVLPADTWPLFDIRVAKLDKSKARLYISLEVLIGDGWSFEILLGELADLIQNPDIYLAPYELSFRDYVLAEIDLRNSQLYLKAQEYWQSRLASLPSSPELPLDKSPATVKYPRFLRRSGKLAPDTWHCLKRRATEANLTASGILLAAFAEILTVWSKSPRFTINLTLFNRLPLHPEVNQIVGDFTSLNLLAVDNSQQESFAQRSQRIQKQLWQDFDYRYFSGVKVLRELARRQKRQSEALMPVVFTSRLTQENLSREKLTKPQIGNAPNEQSLSSIDRLGKLVYALSQTPQVYLDLQVSEREGTLVLDWDAVEEVFPPGLLDDMFAAYCDFLNRLAHEEDLWQTTTRQLLPSAQLKQIAAINATETPIAEGALLQTLFFEQVALHPKLAAVVTSSRTLTYQELCDRANHLAHQLRQQGIRPNQLVAIVMEKGWEQVVAALAILASGAAYVPIDPGLPSERRQHLLEEAQVQCILTQSWLDTSLEWSENITRLCIDTVEPPSSSTPLESIQQPSDLAYVIYTSGSTGKPKGVMIDHRGAVNTILDINQRFNVQPQDRVFALSSLSFDLSVYDIFGTLAAGGTIVIPDADATKDPAHWAQLIVQHQVTIWNSVPALMQMLVEYAANRSELLPQSLRLVMLSGDWLPLSLPDQIRTLFQDVQVISLGGATEASIWSILYPIEKVDPTWKSIPYGRPMRHQHFYVLNEALEPCPVWVTGQLYIGGIGLAKGYWRNPEKTNASFIIHPRTQERLYKTGDLGRYLPDGNIEFIGRIDHQVKIRGFRIELGEIEAVLNTHPQIQQAVVIATEDIASNQRLVAYIVTRDESLTNNQLREFLFSKLPEYMVPNVFVTLDTLPLTPNGKVDRKALPAPDGEINREHQCVAPRTPSEEIIANIFASVLGVQNVGIHDNFFELGGHSLLATQLISRLRVAWDVEIPLRTVFESPTVAQLEQTLTQLRTTNSGLSLPPIQPRTEGEQIPLSFAQQRLWFLNQLEGSSATYNLSGALRITGNLNVHALQQALSEILRRHEVLRTSFQTVNGTPIQVIHPEATLNITLVDLERLEVPERETVLHQQLQLEAITEFNLEIAPLIRCSLLQLSATESVLLLTMHHIVADGWSIGVFIQELSSLYQAFCTGEPSPLAKLPIQYADFAVWQRQWLCGEVLETQLNYWQQQLQGAPDLLQLPTDRPRPSVQTYRGTTQSFTLDTDLTQKLQTLSQESGTTLFMTLLAAFATLLYRYSGQEDILIGSPIANRHRREIESLIGFFVNTLVLRTRFEDNPSMKDLLAQVRDTTLKAYEHQDVPFEQVVEVLQPQRSLSHSPLFQVMFVLQNAPMGEVELPGVTLTQLERESTIAKFDLTVLITETSQGLVGEWEYNSDLFDGSTIERMAAHFQNLLSAIVENPQQTVAELPLLSEAQQHKLLREWNQTQADYPKDVCIHQLFEEQVERTPDAVAVVFENQQLTYRELNARANQLAHYLQELGVKPEVLVGICVERSLDMVIGLLGILKAGGAYVPLDPTYPPERLAFMLEDAQVPVLLTQFQLLETLPTHQAKVFCLDTDGEMLANRSQENPDSGATTDNLAYVIYTSGSTGTPKGAMNTHQGICNRLVWMQETYQLTIGDRILQKTPFSFDVSVWEFFWPLMTGARLVVAKPGGHQDSAYLVKLIATEQITTLHFVPSMLQVFLEEPRLETCNGLKRVICSGEALPFELTQRFFARLDAELHNLYGPTEAAIDVTFWQCQRQSERQTVPIGRPIANTQIYILDSHLTPTPIGVPGELYIGGDGLARGYLNRPELTAEKFIPNPFGKAEGRRLYKTGDLARYLPNGEIEFLGRIDHQVKVRGFRIELGEIEAALNQHPAVRETVVLAQEKVQGDKRLIAYIVTEQQLAPSINDLRRFLKEKLPEYMVPSVFVQLEALPLTPNGKIDRKVLPAPDTVRPELDKAFVAPRTPVETTLVEIWSQVLGVEQVGIYDNFFELGGDSILTIQIVARANQAGLQLTPKQLFEYQNIADLAAVAVTKKVLLAEQGLVTGVVFLTPIQKWFFEKNLSDPHHFNQAVLLEVRQAIDLALLEQALQHLLLHHDVLRLRFEPIESGWQQVQSSPDVSVPLTRWDFSALAEAEQTLAIEATATELQASLNLSTGLLVRVGFFDLGVHQPSRLLIVIHHLVVDGVSWRILLEDLQTAYQQLSQGEQVQLPAKTTSFQQWSQKLGEYVRSTALQQELDYWRRQSRKPSIPLPVDFPGGENTMASVGCVSSTLSFSETQALLKEVPQIYNTQINDVLLTALVQAFAQWTGERTLLVNIEGHGREDIADDVDLSRTVGWFTTIFPVLLNLGEASNPGDALKKVKEQLRGIPNRGIGYGVLRYLSDDPEITEQLRTLPQAEVIFNYLGQFDQTLSESSLFGLTQESSGLARSLRGKRSHLLEIDGLVSQGQLQLKWSYNHKVHRRSTIETLAQGFVEALRSLIAHCQSPEAGGFTPSDFPLAQLGQDDLDAVLGMVEFEGGGAR, from the coding sequence ATGTTATCACCCGAAGAAGAAGTTATCAAACTTAAGTCTAAATTTTCACCTGCTAAACAAGCACTTCTTGAAAAGCGTTTACGTGGTGAAGTTAAGTCCAAAACCGAAGAACTACCCACAATAGTTCCCAATCCAGATGATCGATACCAACCATTCCCACTCACTGATGTTCAGCAGGCTTACTGGATTGGTCGTAGTGGTATTTTTGAGTTAAGTAATGTATCAAGTCATGGATATTTAGAGATTGAAACGGCGGATTTAGACCTAGAAAGATTTGAAAAAGCTTGGCAACGACTGATCGACCATCACGAGATGTTGCGAATGATTATCAACTCTGATGGGCAACAGCAGATTTTGGAGCAGGTACCTCCGTACAAAATTAAGGTGGTGGACTTGCGTGGGAAAAGTTCTGAACTAGTGGCTTCTCAGTTAGCAGAAATTCGCAATCAAATGTCCCACCAAGTCTTGCCTGCTGACACCTGGCCTTTATTTGACATTCGAGTTGCTAAGTTAGACAAGAGTAAAGCCAGACTTTATATCAGCTTAGAGGTATTGATTGGTGACGGTTGGAGTTTTGAAATCTTGCTGGGGGAACTAGCTGATTTAATCCAAAATCCGGATATTTATCTTGCTCCTTATGAACTTTCATTTCGGGATTACGTCCTAGCTGAAATTGACCTACGAAATTCACAACTTTATCTGAAAGCACAAGAATATTGGCAAAGTCGTCTGGCTAGCTTACCCTCTTCTCCTGAACTCCCCCTCGATAAAAGTCCGGCAACTGTCAAATACCCCCGTTTTCTGCGCCGCAGTGGCAAATTAGCTCCAGATACCTGGCATTGTCTCAAGAGGAGAGCTACTGAAGCAAACTTGACCGCTTCGGGAATATTGCTAGCTGCTTTTGCCGAAATCCTAACCGTTTGGAGTAAAAGTCCCAGATTTACGATCAATCTGACTCTTTTCAATCGTCTACCCCTGCACCCCGAAGTGAATCAGATTGTTGGGGACTTTACATCATTGAATTTACTAGCAGTGGACAACTCACAGCAGGAGTCTTTTGCACAGCGATCGCAACGTATTCAAAAGCAACTTTGGCAAGACTTTGACTACCGCTATTTTAGTGGCGTGAAAGTTTTACGGGAGTTAGCTCGCAGGCAAAAGCGTCAGTCAGAGGCACTAATGCCAGTTGTCTTTACTAGCAGGCTAACTCAAGAAAACCTAAGTCGAGAAAAGTTAACTAAACCTCAAATTGGTAACGCACCCAATGAACAATCGTTATCATCAATTGATCGGTTAGGAAAACTCGTCTATGCTCTCAGCCAGACACCCCAGGTTTATCTAGACCTTCAGGTTTCTGAAAGAGAAGGTACTCTGGTTCTCGATTGGGATGCTGTTGAGGAAGTCTTTCCTCCAGGACTCCTGGATGATATGTTTGCCGCTTACTGTGACTTCCTGAATCGTCTGGCACATGAAGAAGACCTTTGGCAAACAACAACACGGCAACTGTTGCCCTCAGCACAGCTCAAGCAAATAGCCGCGATTAATGCCACTGAGACACCCATTGCGGAAGGAGCCTTACTCCAGACCTTGTTTTTTGAGCAAGTCGCTTTGCATCCTAAGCTTGCTGCTGTCGTTACCTCTAGTCGCACTCTAACCTATCAGGAATTATGCGATCGCGCCAATCACCTCGCCCATCAACTGCGACAACAAGGTATTCGCCCCAACCAACTAGTAGCAATTGTCATGGAGAAAGGCTGGGAGCAAGTCGTCGCTGCCTTAGCCATTCTCGCATCTGGTGCTGCTTATGTACCGATTGACCCCGGACTCCCTAGCGAACGTCGGCAACATCTATTAGAAGAAGCACAAGTGCAGTGCATACTCACTCAATCTTGGCTCGACACCTCCTTAGAATGGTCAGAAAATATCACACGCCTCTGTATCGACACCGTAGAACCTCCTAGTTCCTCCACACCTCTAGAGTCGATACAACAACCGTCGGATTTAGCTTACGTCATCTACACCTCTGGCTCAACTGGCAAACCAAAAGGAGTCATGATTGACCATCGAGGTGCTGTTAATACCATCCTCGACATCAACCAGCGCTTTAACGTTCAACCCCAAGACCGGGTATTTGCCCTATCATCTCTGAGTTTCGACCTGTCGGTGTATGACATCTTTGGCACCCTGGCAGCGGGAGGAACCATTGTCATTCCTGATGCCGATGCCACAAAAGACCCTGCCCACTGGGCGCAATTAATCGTACAACATCAGGTCACTATCTGGAATTCAGTACCAGCTTTGATGCAGATGCTGGTGGAATATGCGGCTAATCGCTCAGAATTATTACCTCAATCTTTGCGGTTGGTGATGTTAAGTGGAGATTGGCTACCCCTAAGCTTACCCGACCAGATTCGGACTTTGTTTCAAGATGTGCAGGTCATTAGTTTAGGCGGCGCGACAGAAGCCTCTATCTGGTCAATTCTCTATCCCATTGAAAAAGTTGATCCAACTTGGAAAAGCATTCCCTACGGTCGCCCAATGCGCCATCAACATTTTTATGTCCTGAATGAAGCTTTGGAGCCATGTCCAGTGTGGGTGACTGGACAACTTTACATCGGGGGAATTGGACTCGCTAAGGGTTACTGGCGAAACCCAGAAAAGACTAATGCTAGTTTTATTATTCATCCCCGAACCCAGGAAAGGTTGTATAAAACTGGTGATTTAGGTCGGTATTTGCCAGATGGAAATATTGAATTTATCGGTCGCATTGACCATCAAGTAAAGATTCGAGGCTTCCGCATCGAACTCGGAGAAATTGAAGCAGTCCTCAACACCCACCCCCAAATCCAACAAGCTGTAGTCATTGCCACAGAGGACATTGCTAGTAACCAACGCTTAGTTGCCTATATTGTTACTAGAGATGAATCACTCACCAACAATCAACTCCGTGAATTCCTCTTTTCAAAGCTACCCGAATACATGGTGCCAAATGTCTTTGTTACCTTAGACACCCTACCCTTAACACCCAACGGCAAAGTAGATAGAAAAGCACTACCAGCACCTGATGGAGAAATCAACCGAGAACATCAATGCGTAGCACCCCGCACACCAAGTGAAGAAATAATAGCCAATATATTCGCTTCCGTTCTCGGCGTGCAAAATGTAGGAATCCACGACAACTTCTTTGAATTGGGAGGGCATTCTCTACTAGCCACCCAATTAATTTCGAGACTCAGAGTTGCCTGGGACGTAGAAATCCCACTACGGACAGTCTTTGAATCTCCCACCGTCGCTCAATTAGAGCAAACATTAACTCAACTACGTACTACCAATAGTGGATTAAGTCTTCCCCCCATTCAACCCAGAACCGAGGGCGAACAAATACCCCTGTCCTTTGCCCAGCAGCGACTGTGGTTCCTCAACCAACTGGAAGGGTCAAGTGCCACTTACAACTTATCAGGGGCACTCCGCATCACTGGTAACTTAAATGTTCATGCCCTACAACAAGCCTTATCAGAAATATTACGCCGCCACGAAGTACTACGCACGAGCTTCCAAACTGTTAACGGCACACCCATACAGGTAATTCATCCAGAAGCCACCCTGAACATAACTCTGGTGGACTTAGAGCGACTAGAAGTACCAGAACGAGAAACTGTCCTACACCAACAACTACAACTTGAAGCCATTACAGAGTTTAACTTGGAAATAGCACCATTAATCAGGTGTAGTTTGTTGCAGTTATCAGCAACAGAATCTGTATTGTTACTGACGATGCACCACATTGTTGCTGATGGTTGGTCAATCGGAGTATTTATCCAAGAACTGTCTAGTTTATATCAAGCATTTTGTACGGGAGAGCCGTCTCCTTTAGCAAAATTACCAATCCAGTATGCCGACTTTGCCGTTTGGCAAAGACAATGGTTGTGTGGCGAGGTACTAGAAACGCAACTCAATTACTGGCAGCAACAATTGCAGGGTGCGCCAGACTTGTTACAATTACCCACTGACCGCCCTCGTCCAAGTGTGCAAACTTACCGGGGTACGACTCAAAGTTTTACTTTAGATACTGATTTAACCCAAAAGTTGCAAACTCTGTCTCAGGAGTCGGGGACGACTTTATTTATGACCCTGTTGGCGGCGTTTGCTACTTTACTCTATCGTTACAGTGGTCAAGAAGATATTTTAATTGGTTCTCCTATAGCCAATCGCCATCGCCGTGAAATTGAATCTTTGATTGGCTTTTTTGTGAATACTTTGGTATTGAGAACCCGTTTTGAAGATAATCCCAGTATGAAAGACTTACTGGCACAAGTTAGGGACACCACACTCAAAGCCTATGAACATCAGGATGTGCCTTTTGAGCAGGTAGTAGAAGTCTTGCAACCGCAACGCTCTTTGAGTCATTCTCCCCTGTTTCAAGTGATGTTTGTGTTGCAAAACGCACCGATGGGTGAAGTAGAATTACCCGGTGTGACTTTGACTCAGTTAGAGCGGGAAAGCACAATTGCTAAGTTTGATTTAACAGTGTTAATCACCGAAACTTCCCAGGGATTGGTGGGGGAATGGGAGTACAACAGTGACTTGTTTGACGGGTCAACCATTGAGCGGATGGCGGCTCATTTCCAGAACTTGTTGTCAGCCATTGTGGAAAATCCCCAACAAACTGTTGCTGAATTGCCCCTGTTGAGTGAAGCACAGCAGCATAAGTTGTTGAGAGAATGGAATCAAACTCAGGCCGATTATCCAAAAGATGTCTGTATTCATCAGCTATTTGAGGAGCAGGTAGAGAGAACGCCCGATGCTGTAGCGGTAGTCTTTGAAAACCAACAGTTGACTTACCGGGAACTGAACGCTAGGGCGAATCAGCTAGCCCATTATTTGCAAGAGCTAGGTGTAAAACCAGAGGTACTGGTAGGAATTTGCGTAGAGCGATCGCTTGATATGGTCATTGGACTCTTGGGTATCCTCAAAGCAGGTGGAGCCTATGTTCCGCTAGACCCAACTTATCCTCCAGAACGCCTCGCTTTCATGTTAGAGGATGCCCAAGTTCCCGTCTTGCTCACCCAGTTCCAGTTGTTGGAGACATTACCGACTCATCAAGCTAAGGTATTCTGTCTGGACACCGACGGCGAGATGCTTGCCAATCGGAGTCAGGAAAACCCCGATAGCGGAGCGACAACCGATAACTTAGCCTACGTGATCTACACCTCTGGTTCCACAGGCACGCCCAAGGGGGCGATGAACACCCATCAAGGGATTTGCAATCGTTTGGTCTGGATGCAGGAAACCTATCAGTTAACGATAGGCGATCGCATTCTGCAAAAGACCCCCTTCAGCTTCGATGTGTCAGTTTGGGAGTTCTTCTGGCCGCTGATGACTGGGGCGCGTCTGGTGGTTGCCAAACCCGGAGGACATCAGGACAGTGCTTACCTGGTCAAACTGATTGCCACTGAGCAAATTACCACCCTTCATTTCGTCCCCTCAATGCTCCAAGTTTTCTTAGAAGAACCTAGACTTGAAACCTGTAACGGTCTCAAGCGGGTGATTTGTAGCGGCGAAGCACTACCCTTTGAACTGACTCAACGCTTCTTTGCGCGTCTCGATGCCGAACTGCACAACCTCTACGGTCCAACTGAAGCTGCCATTGATGTTACCTTCTGGCAGTGCCAGCGCCAGAGCGAACGACAAACCGTTCCCATCGGTCGCCCTATTGCCAACACGCAAATCTATATCCTCGACTCTCACCTGACACCTACTCCCATTGGTGTGCCAGGAGAACTGTACATCGGTGGTGACGGACTGGCACGAGGCTACCTCAACCGCCCCGAACTTACAGCAGAGAAATTCATTCCTAACCCTTTTGGGAAGGCAGAAGGTAGAAGGCTGTACAAAACCGGGGATTTAGCCAGATATCTGCCCAATGGAGAGATTGAATTCCTCGGTCGCATCGACCATCAAGTAAAAGTTCGGGGTTTCCGCATTGAATTAGGGGAAATTGAAGCGGCACTGAATCAACACCCAGCAGTGCGAGAAACGGTGGTTCTCGCTCAGGAAAAGGTGCAGGGGGACAAGCGCCTGATTGCCTATATAGTTACAGAACAACAGCTAGCACCTTCTATCAATGACCTGCGTCGCTTCCTCAAAGAGAAGTTGCCCGAATACATGGTGCCTTCGGTTTTTGTGCAGCTCGAAGCGTTGCCCCTAACACCGAACGGCAAGATAGACCGCAAAGTACTGCCAGCACCCGATACAGTCAGACCCGAACTGGATAAAGCGTTTGTGGCTCCCCGCACTCCGGTCGAAACCACGCTAGTTGAGATCTGGTCTCAAGTCCTCGGTGTAGAGCAGGTCGGTATCTACGATAACTTTTTTGAATTGGGGGGAGATTCCATCCTCACGATCCAAATCGTTGCCAGGGCAAACCAGGCAGGTTTACAGTTAACCCCCAAACAGTTATTTGAATACCAGAATATTGCCGACTTAGCAGCCGTTGCCGTCACCAAGAAGGTACTCTTAGCAGAGCAAGGATTAGTCACGGGTGTAGTTTTTCTAACGCCCATCCAGAAATGGTTCTTTGAGAAAAATCTATCCGATCCGCACCATTTTAACCAAGCTGTTTTGCTGGAAGTGCGACAAGCGATCGACTTAGCTCTGTTAGAACAAGCACTGCAGCATTTGTTACTCCACCACGATGTCCTCCGCCTGCGATTTGAACCAATAGAGTCTGGGTGGCAGCAGGTTCAATCCAGTCCTGATGTATCCGTGCCATTAACCCGGTGGGACTTCTCAGCGCTGGCAGAGGCAGAGCAAACGTTAGCGATTGAGGCAACTGCCACCGAATTACAAGCCAGTCTTAACCTCTCAACCGGACTACTCGTGCGCGTGGGTTTCTTCGACTTAGGGGTTCACCAACCCAGCCGCTTACTGATCGTGATTCACCACTTGGTTGTAGATGGAGTCTCTTGGCGAATCTTGCTAGAAGACTTGCAAACAGCCTACCAGCAACTGAGCCAGGGTGAACAAGTACAGTTACCCGCAAAAACAACATCTTTCCAGCAGTGGTCTCAAAAGCTGGGGGAGTATGTACGCTCAACTGCCCTACAGCAAGAGTTGGACTACTGGCGACGCCAGTCCCGTAAGCCGTCCATCCCTCTACCTGTAGATTTTCCTGGGGGCGAAAACACAATGGCTTCTGTGGGGTGTGTATCGAGTACCTTGAGTTTCTCAGAGACCCAAGCCTTACTCAAGGAAGTGCCACAAATTTATAACACTCAGATCAACGATGTATTGTTAACGGCACTGGTGCAAGCTTTTGCTCAATGGACGGGTGAACGCACTCTGTTAGTCAATATAGAAGGTCATGGGCGGGAAGACATTGCCGATGATGTAGATTTGTCACGCACCGTGGGTTGGTTCACCACTATCTTTCCGGTACTCCTGAATCTAGGAGAGGCTTCTAACCCAGGAGATGCTTTGAAGAAAGTTAAAGAACAGCTTCGTGGCATTCCCAATCGAGGCATTGGCTATGGTGTACTGCGCTATCTCAGTGATGACCCGGAGATTACCGAACAACTGAGGACTCTGCCGCAGGCTGAGGTCATTTTCAACTACTTGGGTCAGTTTGACCAAACCCTTTCGGAATCGTCTTTGTTTGGCTTGACTCAAGAATCGAGTGGATTAGCTCGAAGTCTCAGAGGTAAGCGATCGCATCTTTTAGAAATCGATGGGTTGGTGAGTCAGGGGCAATTGCAACTGAAGTGGAGTTATAACCACAAGGTACATCGTCGCTCAACGATTGAGACCTTGGCTCAGGGTTTTGTGGAAGCGTTGCGATCGCTGATCGCTCACTGTCAATCTCCTGAAGCTGGTGGCTTCACGCCCTCAGACTTTCCACTAGCGCAACTTGGTCAAGACGACTTAGATGCAGTATTGGGAATGGTTGAGTTTGAGGGAGGAGGTGCAAGATGA
- a CDS encoding HAD-IIIC family phosphatase: MVSLNSEKVETNLVSQKTIKCVVWDLDNTLWNGVLLEDDRVSLKDNIVGIIKTLDSRGILQSVASKNEYGKAMAKLEELGLHEYFLYPQINWNSKASSIQEIAKSINIGIDTIAFVDDQPFELEEVSFSLPEVLCINAATLEQLLDMPEMNPRFITEDSKKRRLMYLSDIKRQKVESEFVGPQEEFLATLNMHFTISSAQEEDLQRAEELTVRTNQLNTTGYTYSYDELNQFRQSNQHKLLIASLEDKYGSYGKIGLALVECQESLWTIKLLLMSCRVMSRGVGTVMLNYIIKLAKENKVRLCAEFVSNNRNRMMYISYKFAGFKEIEKRGELVVMENELTRIQLWPEYMKVKIIS; the protein is encoded by the coding sequence ATGGTAAGTCTAAATTCAGAGAAAGTAGAAACTAATCTAGTTAGTCAAAAAACGATTAAATGTGTAGTTTGGGATTTGGATAATACCCTATGGAATGGCGTATTATTGGAGGACGATCGCGTTTCCTTAAAAGACAATATAGTCGGTATCATCAAAACCTTGGACAGTCGAGGAATACTCCAATCCGTTGCCAGCAAAAATGAGTATGGCAAAGCAATGGCGAAACTAGAGGAGCTGGGATTGCATGAGTATTTTTTGTATCCACAAATCAACTGGAATTCTAAGGCTTCCTCTATTCAGGAAATTGCTAAATCAATCAACATCGGTATAGATACAATAGCTTTTGTTGACGATCAGCCATTTGAGTTGGAAGAAGTCAGTTTTTCACTGCCTGAAGTTCTCTGTATTAATGCCGCCACTCTGGAGCAGTTGCTTGATATGCCAGAAATGAATCCTCGTTTTATTACAGAGGATTCAAAAAAGAGAAGGTTGATGTATCTTAGCGATATAAAACGCCAGAAGGTAGAGTCAGAATTCGTAGGCCCTCAAGAAGAATTCTTAGCTACACTCAATATGCACTTCACTATCTCTTCGGCTCAAGAAGAGGATTTACAGCGAGCTGAAGAATTAACGGTACGAACAAACCAACTTAACACAACTGGCTATACATACTCCTACGATGAACTCAATCAGTTTCGGCAATCGAATCAGCACAAACTGCTAATTGCCAGTTTGGAAGATAAATATGGAAGTTATGGAAAAATTGGGCTAGCTCTTGTGGAATGCCAAGAAAGCCTGTGGACGATTAAGTTATTGTTAATGTCTTGCCGCGTCATGTCTAGGGGTGTCGGCACAGTGATGCTCAACTACATTATCAAGCTGGCTAAGGAAAATAAGGTTCGTCTGTGTGCAGAGTTCGTTTCCAATAATCGCAATCGGATGATGTATATCTCTTATAAGTTTGCGGGTTTCAAGGAAATTGAAAAGAGGGGCGAGTTGGTAGTTATGGAAAATGAACTAACGCGAATTCAACTTTGGCCTGAGTATATGAAAGTAAAGATTATTTCTTAG